The following proteins are encoded in a genomic region of Thermococcus pacificus:
- a CDS encoding UbiD family decarboxylase, whose amino-acid sequence MLREIIERFEDAIIIEEPVSKELEVTRYLLKYRDRPVLFRDVGGWEVAGNIWSTRERIARYLGIKREEIIHFMADAMENPSPYRVVEKAPFLGNSTADFSLRELPVPKYYPKDGGQYFTSAMVIAKDENGFVNVSFHRIMVRDDKTAAIRLVPRHLYAMWKDKADHGEELDVRIVVGNPVHLLLAGATSTSYGISELEIASRMSEKAFGRPLEVVSVRGIPVPVETEFVFEAKITPELVDEGPFVDITGTYDYVRKQPLVVFERMYHVDEPIFHALLPGGYEHYMLMGLPKEPQIYASVKRVVPKVHGVRLTEGGAMWLHAVVSITKQHDGDGKNAILAAFAGHPSLKHVVVVDEDINIYDDREVEWAVATRFQADKDLIIVPNARGSSLDPSAEKSLTAKWGIDATKPLDRKEEFERAKV is encoded by the coding sequence ATGCTGAGGGAAATCATCGAGCGTTTTGAGGACGCGATCATCATCGAGGAGCCGGTGAGTAAGGAGCTCGAAGTCACCAGATACCTCCTCAAGTACCGCGACAGGCCCGTCCTTTTCAGGGATGTGGGTGGCTGGGAGGTCGCGGGCAACATATGGAGCACCCGCGAGAGGATAGCCCGCTACCTCGGCATCAAAAGGGAGGAAATAATCCACTTCATGGCCGACGCTATGGAGAACCCCTCTCCCTACAGGGTGGTTGAGAAAGCGCCTTTCCTCGGAAACTCCACCGCTGACTTCTCGCTCAGGGAGCTGCCGGTTCCAAAGTATTACCCTAAGGACGGCGGCCAGTACTTCACCTCGGCGATGGTCATAGCCAAGGACGAGAACGGCTTCGTTAACGTCTCATTCCACAGGATCATGGTGCGCGACGATAAAACGGCCGCGATAAGGCTCGTGCCAAGACATCTCTACGCGATGTGGAAAGACAAGGCGGATCACGGGGAAGAACTGGACGTTAGAATAGTAGTCGGAAACCCAGTTCACCTGCTCCTGGCTGGGGCAACGAGCACCTCCTATGGCATCAGCGAGCTTGAGATAGCGTCGAGAATGAGCGAGAAGGCCTTTGGAAGGCCCCTTGAGGTGGTCAGCGTTAGAGGCATCCCCGTCCCGGTCGAGACGGAGTTCGTCTTTGAGGCGAAGATAACGCCTGAACTTGTGGATGAAGGGCCCTTCGTGGACATAACCGGAACCTACGACTACGTCAGGAAGCAGCCTCTGGTGGTCTTTGAGAGGATGTACCACGTTGATGAGCCGATTTTCCACGCCCTCCTGCCCGGTGGCTACGAGCACTACATGCTGATGGGCCTTCCAAAGGAGCCCCAGATATACGCGAGCGTCAAGCGCGTCGTTCCAAAGGTTCACGGCGTTCGCTTAACTGAGGGCGGAGCCATGTGGCTCCACGCTGTCGTCAGCATAACCAAGCAGCACGACGGGGACGGCAAGAACGCGATTTTGGCGGCCTTCGCAGGCCACCCAAGCCTGAAGCACGTCGTTGTCGTTGACGAGGACATCAACATCTACGACGACCGGGAAGTGGAGTGGGCGGTAGCGACTCGCTTCCAGGCAGATAAAGACCTTATCATAGTACCGAACGCCCGCGGTAGCTCCCTTGACCCCTCGGCTGAGAAGAGCTTAACCGCGAAGTGGGGGATAGATGCCACCAAACCGCTCGACAGGAAGGAAGAGTTCGAGAGGGCGAAGGTTTAG
- a CDS encoding DEAD/DEAH box helicase: MVILRIPDGSALVRIEKADPKVYFSIYELLSYKKDYGKWEKPESLYDPYEKTFPVGLLPRVKKFLNSRGYRVRVKDERQVRGVKLNSTWNENYVMRKYQQRAVKKALKEKMGVLALPVGSGKTVVGLRIIHELDLSALIVVHTKELLYQWADKVREVLGIEPGIVGDNKWNEGSVTIAMVQTLLSRGADKLQHDYAIVMFDECHRTSAAEKFYQLGLSLPQVYRFGLSATPWRRVRGEEIKIEAVVGPTIFEVKAEDLIKEKFLAKPRFEVITYESAMPSFSERYKELYEDMIMNNDERNLAVVEKAVELARKGHRVLIDVKRIEHGKILKEMLEKRGMKAEFLSSKSPNRWEILEAFKEGEIPVLISTLLKEGVDIPEISAIILAGGGKSDIMTIQTIGRALRPKRGMRAVIVDVQDDDPLLFTHFIERQKALKQYYGKYYDKEMASKLEESVPKKRRPRKRP, translated from the coding sequence ATGGTTATCCTCCGCATCCCGGACGGTTCAGCACTGGTCAGGATTGAGAAGGCGGACCCCAAGGTCTACTTCAGTATATACGAACTACTGAGCTACAAGAAGGACTACGGCAAATGGGAGAAGCCTGAAAGCCTGTACGACCCCTACGAGAAGACCTTCCCAGTTGGCCTTCTCCCAAGGGTCAAGAAGTTCCTCAACAGCAGGGGCTATCGCGTTCGCGTTAAAGACGAGCGCCAGGTCAGAGGGGTTAAGCTCAACTCGACCTGGAATGAGAACTACGTCATGCGTAAATACCAGCAGCGTGCCGTCAAGAAGGCCCTCAAGGAGAAGATGGGCGTCCTGGCCCTGCCTGTAGGGAGCGGTAAGACCGTCGTTGGCCTCAGGATAATCCATGAGCTCGACCTCTCAGCCCTCATAGTCGTTCACACCAAGGAGCTTCTCTACCAGTGGGCAGATAAGGTCCGTGAGGTTCTGGGCATTGAGCCGGGCATCGTCGGCGACAACAAGTGGAACGAGGGAAGCGTGACCATAGCGATGGTGCAGACGCTCCTCTCGAGGGGTGCCGACAAGCTCCAGCACGATTACGCCATAGTGATGTTCGACGAGTGCCACAGGACTTCAGCGGCCGAGAAGTTCTATCAGCTCGGCCTTTCTCTCCCCCAGGTCTATCGCTTCGGCCTCTCCGCAACCCCCTGGAGGCGCGTTAGGGGCGAGGAGATCAAGATAGAGGCCGTGGTCGGCCCGACCATATTCGAGGTTAAGGCGGAAGACCTGATAAAGGAGAAGTTCCTCGCAAAGCCGCGCTTCGAGGTCATCACTTATGAGTCCGCGATGCCCTCCTTCAGCGAGCGCTACAAGGAACTCTACGAGGACATGATCATGAACAACGACGAGAGGAACCTGGCCGTGGTTGAGAAGGCCGTTGAGCTCGCCAGGAAGGGACACCGCGTCCTCATCGACGTCAAGCGTATAGAGCACGGCAAGATATTGAAGGAGATGCTGGAGAAGAGGGGCATGAAGGCTGAGTTCCTGAGCTCCAAGAGTCCGAACAGGTGGGAGATACTGGAGGCATTCAAGGAGGGTGAGATTCCAGTCTTGATCTCCACGCTCCTCAAAGAAGGCGTGGACATTCCGGAGATTTCAGCGATAATCCTAGCCGGCGGCGGCAAAAGCGACATAATGACGATACAGACTATAGGCCGCGCCCTGAGGCCGAAGAGGGGGATGAGGGCCGTCATAGTCGACGTCCAGGATGACGACCCGCTACTCTTTACGCACTTCATCGAGCGCCAGAAGGCACTCAAGCAGTACTACGGGAAGTACTACGACAAAGAGATGGCGTCAAAGCTGGAGGAGAGCGTCCCCAAGAAGCGCCGCCCTCGTAAGCGCCCGTGA
- the truA gene encoding tRNA pseudouridine(38-40) synthase TruA, with protein sequence MKFALRIAYDGTAFYGFQRQPDVRTVEGEILRALTRLRVIEDAESAGFKGASRTDRGVSAIFNVVAFDAAGRPDLVRAEVLNHHLRDVWVLGVAEVPDDFHPRFWAKSKTYRYYLVNEGFDRWKMEECARLFIGEHDFSAFARLEPGKEPVREITRVEIEERQGYYVIEIKGKSFLWEMVRRMVNAIRFCGLGLMEPAEIERMLNGDYTKKVPPALPEGLVLWHIDYPGIKFEVDERGLKKAKRDIFERYSRALTRAALLGDALLQL encoded by the coding sequence ATGAAGTTCGCACTCAGGATAGCCTACGACGGAACGGCCTTCTACGGGTTCCAGAGGCAGCCGGATGTGAGGACGGTCGAGGGGGAAATACTGAGGGCCCTCACGAGACTTAGGGTCATCGAAGACGCTGAAAGCGCGGGCTTCAAGGGGGCCTCGCGGACGGACAGAGGCGTCTCGGCCATCTTCAACGTCGTGGCGTTCGATGCGGCTGGCAGACCGGACCTGGTGAGGGCCGAGGTTCTGAACCATCACTTAAGGGACGTCTGGGTTCTCGGCGTCGCGGAGGTTCCTGATGATTTCCACCCACGCTTCTGGGCGAAATCGAAGACCTACCGCTACTACCTCGTCAACGAGGGCTTTGACCGCTGGAAAATGGAGGAATGCGCCCGGCTCTTCATCGGGGAGCACGACTTCTCGGCATTCGCGAGGCTCGAGCCCGGGAAAGAGCCCGTCCGGGAGATAACGCGGGTCGAGATTGAGGAGAGGCAGGGCTACTACGTCATCGAAATCAAGGGGAAGAGCTTCCTCTGGGAGATGGTGCGCAGAATGGTGAACGCGATAAGGTTCTGCGGGCTTGGACTCATGGAACCCGCGGAAATCGAGAGGATGCTTAACGGGGACTACACCAAAAAAGTCCCGCCTGCACTGCCCGAGGGGCTGGTGCTGTGGCACATCGATTACCCCGGTATAAAATTCGAAGTCGATGAGAGGGGGCTGAAAAAAGCGAAGAGGGACATCTTCGAACGTTACTCACGGGCGCTTACGAGGGCGGCGCTTCTTGGGGACGCTCTCCTCCAGCTTTGA
- the pheT gene encoding phenylalanine--tRNA ligase subunit beta, with amino-acid sequence MPKFDVSKSDLERLIGKSFTVEEWEDLFLYAKCELDDVWEENGEIYFKADSKDTNRPDLWSAEGIARQIKWALGMKRGLPKYEVEKSDVVVYVDEKLKDIRPYGVYAIVEGLHLDEEALKQMINLQEKVALTFGRRRREVAIGIFDFDKVKPPIYYRAAEKTEKFVPLGFTDELTLEEILEKHEKGKEYGHLIKDKPYYPLLVDSEGKVLSMPPIINSEITGRVTTETKNVFVDVTGWDLNKIMLALNVVVTALAERGGKIKSVKVVYPDFEIETPDLTPKPFEVELDYIRKLAGLELSDDEIKDLLERMMYEVELEGGKARLLYPAFRDDIMHARDVLEDVLIAYGYNEIEPEEPKLAVQGRGDKFVEFEDAVRELMVGFGLQEVMTFNLTNREAQYSRMNLPCEEGEECDGYFNHPPAELVEIENPISPKWSALRNWLLPSLLDFLSQNTHEEYPQRVFEVGKATLIDESRETKTVSESKLAVALAHPRVTFTEAKEILDSVMRHLGFEYELEEVEHPSFIPGRAGKIVVEGKAIGIIGEIHPAVLENWGLEMPVAGFELFLRPLYTEPYL; translated from the coding sequence ATGCCGAAGTTTGACGTTTCAAAGTCCGACCTTGAGAGGCTCATCGGGAAGAGCTTCACCGTCGAGGAGTGGGAGGACCTCTTCCTCTATGCGAAATGTGAGCTCGACGACGTCTGGGAGGAGAACGGTGAAATCTACTTCAAGGCAGACTCCAAGGACACCAACAGGCCCGACCTCTGGAGCGCCGAGGGAATAGCAAGGCAGATCAAGTGGGCACTCGGAATGAAGAGGGGCCTGCCGAAGTACGAAGTTGAGAAGAGCGACGTTGTGGTTTACGTTGACGAGAAGCTGAAGGACATCCGTCCCTACGGTGTCTACGCCATAGTTGAGGGCCTTCACCTCGATGAAGAGGCCCTCAAGCAGATGATAAACCTCCAGGAGAAGGTAGCCTTAACCTTTGGAAGGCGCAGAAGGGAAGTAGCGATAGGCATCTTCGACTTCGACAAGGTTAAACCGCCGATCTACTACCGCGCGGCAGAGAAGACCGAGAAGTTCGTCCCCCTCGGCTTCACCGATGAGCTAACGCTGGAGGAAATCCTCGAAAAGCACGAGAAAGGGAAAGAATACGGGCACCTGATAAAGGATAAGCCCTATTACCCGCTCCTCGTCGACAGCGAGGGCAAAGTCCTCTCCATGCCACCTATCATAAACTCCGAGATAACTGGGCGAGTGACGACCGAAACCAAGAACGTCTTCGTTGACGTGACCGGCTGGGACCTGAACAAGATTATGCTAGCCCTCAACGTCGTCGTTACAGCCCTAGCCGAGCGCGGTGGGAAGATAAAGAGCGTCAAGGTAGTTTATCCTGACTTTGAAATCGAGACGCCAGACCTAACTCCAAAGCCCTTTGAGGTCGAGCTGGACTACATAAGAAAGTTAGCCGGCCTTGAGCTGAGCGACGATGAGATAAAAGACCTCCTCGAGAGGATGATGTACGAGGTTGAGCTCGAAGGTGGAAAGGCAAGGCTCCTATATCCCGCTTTCAGGGACGACATAATGCACGCAAGGGACGTTCTGGAGGACGTTCTCATAGCCTACGGCTACAATGAAATCGAGCCCGAGGAGCCGAAGCTTGCCGTCCAGGGCAGGGGGGACAAATTCGTCGAGTTCGAAGATGCCGTGAGGGAACTCATGGTCGGCTTTGGCTTACAGGAAGTAATGACCTTCAACCTTACGAACAGGGAAGCCCAGTATTCAAGGATGAATCTCCCCTGCGAGGAGGGAGAAGAGTGCGATGGCTACTTCAACCACCCGCCGGCTGAACTCGTCGAGATAGAGAACCCAATAAGCCCCAAGTGGTCCGCCTTGAGGAACTGGCTTTTGCCGAGTCTGCTCGACTTCCTGAGCCAGAACACCCACGAGGAGTACCCGCAGAGGGTCTTTGAAGTGGGCAAGGCGACGCTGATAGATGAGAGCAGGGAGACCAAAACGGTGAGCGAGAGCAAGCTGGCGGTGGCTCTGGCACATCCGCGCGTAACATTCACAGAGGCCAAGGAAATCCTTGACTCGGTAATGAGACACCTCGGCTTTGAGTACGAGCTGGAGGAGGTCGAGCACCCGAGCTTCATCCCTGGAAGGGCTGGGAAAATAGTCGTTGAAGGGAAAGCGATAGGAATTATAGGGGAGATACATCCCGCGGTGCTGGAAAACTGGGGCCTAGAGATGCCCGTTGCGGGCTTTGAGCTCTTCCTTAGGCCCCTCTATACAGAGCCCTACCTCTGA
- the pheS gene encoding phenylalanine--tRNA ligase subunit alpha, whose amino-acid sequence MELSYQEKLTLIKLGEARKLKFEELVEKTGLDQVAVMRSVLGLQAKGLAKLHESSEKVAVLTETGREYARIGLPEWRALRVLKEKGKVTLDDLSGVLSEDELKPIVGLLRKEGWANVRKEEGKLILEITERGLNAEERPIDKALKLLAEKGSVPAKEIEKLISVKELKRRKIAEEGTVTERTVEITPAGEELVKKGIELKREVSVLTPELIKSGKWREVEFRRFDIKAPVRRIYPGKKQPYRAFLDKIRRRLIEMGFIEMTVESLIETQFWNFDALFQPQNHPAREWTDTYQLKYPKSGHLPGEELVERVKAAHERGGDTGSRGWGYVWSPERAMLLMPRAHGTALSGRQLAKGVEIPGKYFTIQRVFRPDVLDRTHLIEFNQVDGFVVGEDLNFRHLLGILKRFAVEIAGAKKVKFLPDYYPFTEPSVQMSAYHPELGWVEFGGAGIFREEMTKALGIDAPVIAWGIGIDRLAMFKLGIDDIRYLFSYDLRWLREARLVW is encoded by the coding sequence ATGGAACTTAGCTACCAGGAGAAGCTCACGCTCATAAAGCTCGGAGAGGCACGAAAGCTCAAATTTGAAGAACTCGTTGAAAAAACCGGCCTCGACCAGGTTGCGGTTATGCGCTCCGTCCTCGGCCTGCAGGCCAAGGGGCTTGCAAAGCTCCACGAGAGCAGTGAGAAGGTCGCGGTTCTCACGGAGACCGGGAGGGAATACGCCAGAATTGGTCTGCCCGAGTGGAGGGCTTTGAGGGTTCTGAAGGAGAAGGGGAAAGTCACCCTCGACGACCTTTCGGGGGTTCTCAGTGAAGACGAGCTCAAGCCCATCGTCGGCCTTCTCCGGAAAGAGGGCTGGGCGAACGTGAGGAAGGAAGAAGGAAAGCTAATCCTTGAAATTACTGAGAGAGGCCTTAACGCCGAGGAGAGGCCCATTGATAAAGCACTAAAACTTCTGGCAGAGAAGGGAAGCGTCCCCGCGAAGGAGATTGAAAAGCTTATTTCGGTCAAGGAACTCAAGAGGAGGAAGATAGCCGAGGAGGGCACCGTCACCGAGAGAACCGTCGAGATAACACCCGCCGGAGAGGAGCTCGTGAAGAAGGGAATTGAGCTGAAGAGAGAAGTTTCCGTTCTAACGCCCGAGCTCATAAAGTCGGGCAAGTGGAGGGAAGTCGAGTTCAGGCGCTTTGACATCAAGGCCCCCGTGAGGAGGATCTACCCGGGTAAGAAGCAGCCTTACCGCGCTTTCCTCGACAAGATAAGGAGAAGGCTCATCGAGATGGGCTTCATCGAGATGACTGTCGAGAGTCTCATAGAGACCCAGTTCTGGAACTTCGACGCACTCTTCCAGCCCCAGAACCACCCAGCCAGGGAGTGGACCGACACCTACCAGCTCAAGTATCCGAAGAGCGGCCACCTGCCAGGCGAGGAGCTCGTTGAGAGAGTGAAGGCCGCCCACGAGCGTGGCGGCGACACCGGCTCGCGCGGCTGGGGCTACGTCTGGTCACCGGAGAGGGCGATGCTCCTGATGCCGAGGGCCCACGGAACAGCCCTCAGCGGAAGACAGTTGGCTAAAGGCGTTGAAATACCGGGCAAGTACTTCACGATTCAGCGCGTTTTCAGGCCAGATGTTCTGGACAGGACACACCTCATCGAGTTCAACCAGGTGGACGGCTTCGTCGTTGGTGAAGACCTAAACTTCAGGCACCTCCTCGGAATCCTCAAGCGCTTTGCCGTTGAGATAGCTGGAGCGAAGAAGGTCAAGTTCCTGCCCGATTACTACCCGTTCACTGAGCCGAGCGTCCAGATGAGCGCCTACCACCCGGAGCTCGGATGGGTCGAGTTCGGCGGAGCTGGAATATTCCGCGAGGAGATGACGAAGGCCCTTGGAATAGACGCGCCAGTGATAGCGTGGGGAATAGGAATCGACAGATTAGCCATGTTCAAGCTCGGAATAGACGACATCCGCTACCTCTTCAGCTACGACCTGCGCTGGTTGAGGGAAGCGAGGCTCGTGTGGTGA
- the tdh gene encoding L-threonine 3-dehydrogenase translates to MAEKMPAIMKTKPAYGAELVEVDVPKPGPGEVLIKVLATSICGTDLHIYEWNEWAQSRIKPPQIMGHEVAGEVVEVGPGVDTLQEGDYISVETHIVCGKCYACKHNRYHVCQNTKIFGVDMDGVFAEYAIVPAQNAWKNPKDMPPEYASLQEPLGNAVDTVLAGPIAGRSTLITGAGPLGLLGIAVAKASGAYPVIVSEPSEFRRELAKKVGADYVINPFEEDPVKAVMDITDGAGVEVFLEFSGAPKALEQGLKATTPGGRVSLLGLFPRDVTLDFNNLMIFKALEVHGITGRHLWETWYTVSSLIQSGKLNLDPVITHKYKGFDKFEEAFELMRAGKTGKVVFFPHKG, encoded by the coding sequence ATGGCTGAAAAAATGCCTGCTATCATGAAAACCAAGCCGGCTTACGGTGCCGAGCTCGTCGAGGTTGACGTTCCAAAGCCAGGTCCGGGCGAGGTTCTCATAAAGGTTCTGGCGACGAGCATCTGCGGTACTGACCTTCACATCTACGAGTGGAACGAATGGGCGCAGAGCAGAATAAAGCCGCCCCAGATAATGGGTCACGAAGTGGCTGGGGAGGTCGTTGAAGTCGGCCCCGGCGTTGACACCCTCCAGGAGGGCGACTACATAAGCGTCGAGACCCACATCGTCTGCGGCAAGTGCTACGCGTGCAAGCACAACCGCTACCACGTCTGCCAGAACACGAAGATATTTGGCGTTGACATGGACGGCGTCTTCGCCGAGTACGCCATAGTCCCTGCCCAGAACGCCTGGAAGAACCCGAAGGACATGCCTCCGGAGTACGCCTCCCTCCAGGAGCCCCTCGGAAACGCCGTCGATACCGTCCTGGCTGGACCGATAGCGGGGAGGAGCACGCTCATCACCGGAGCTGGCCCGCTCGGACTCCTTGGAATAGCGGTTGCGAAGGCGAGCGGCGCTTATCCCGTCATCGTGAGCGAGCCGAGCGAGTTCAGAAGGGAGCTAGCGAAAAAGGTCGGCGCCGACTACGTCATCAATCCCTTCGAGGAGGACCCGGTCAAGGCCGTGATGGACATAACCGACGGCGCCGGGGTTGAGGTCTTCCTCGAGTTCAGCGGAGCTCCCAAAGCCCTTGAGCAGGGTCTTAAAGCGACCACCCCGGGAGGAAGGGTTTCCCTGCTCGGCCTCTTCCCGAGGGACGTTACGCTCGACTTCAACAACCTCATGATCTTCAAGGCCCTTGAAGTACACGGCATCACCGGAAGGCACCTCTGGGAGACCTGGTACACAGTCTCAAGCCTCATCCAGAGCGGAAAGCTCAACCTTGACCCGGTAATCACCCACAAGTACAAGGGCTTCGACAAGTTTGAGGAGGCCTTCGAGCTCATGCGCGCTGGCAAGACCGGAAAGGTCGTCTTCTTCCCGCACAAGGGTTGA